In a single window of the Raphanus sativus cultivar WK10039 chromosome 9, ASM80110v3, whole genome shotgun sequence genome:
- the LOC108824598 gene encoding uncharacterized protein LOC108824598, with product MATLLFFWYDNWLQMGRLLDIAGDVGTYYLGVSRTARVSEAVLHQRWNITGHRSRHFHDLHDRIQAERVPMDEHGSDVVLWKHADDTYKSHFSSSKRGDQIRVKREKVVLSKSVWFPQGLPRYSFIVWLAIKDRLSTGVRMRAWGIQQGCMLCGERDESRDHIFFACPLTYTV from the coding sequence ATGGCCACTCTGCTTTTTTTCTGGTATGATAACTGGCTGCAGATGGGGAGGCTCTTGGATATAGCGGGTGATGTGGGCACATACTACCTTGGAGTATCGAGAACCGCTCGAGTTAGTGAAGCAGTTCTTCATCAGAGATGGAACATCACGGGGCATAGGAGCAGGCATTTTCATGATCTTCATGATCGTATCCAGGCAGAAAGGGTCCCTATGGACGAGCATGGAAGTGATGTGGTGCTCTGGAAGCATGCAGATGATACTTATAAATCTCACTTCTCATCGAGCAAAAGAGGGGATCAAATTCGAGTAAAAAGAGAAAAGGTGGTTTTGAGCAAGAGTGTATGGTTTCCACAGGGACTCCCTAGGTATTCTTTCATTGTATGGCTGGCGATAAAGGATCGTTTATCAACGGGAGTTCGTATGAGGGCTTGGGGTATTCAACAAGGATGCATGCTATGTGGAGAAAGAGATGAGTCGAGGGATCATATCTTTTTTGCTTGTCCTTTGACCTATACTGTATGA
- the LOC108827322 gene encoding E3 ubiquitin-protein ligase RDUF2-like, translated as MPSSSPTTTTTTPPVTASYWCYSCTRFVSVWTESEQGTTVSVACPHCDGGFIEEVTDSSAAATPPSTEVRSIDNTRRSVIRRRRSGRRPSFNPVIVLQGGAGGGERDHSEEGGERRGAFEFYYDDGSGSGLRPLPDSVSEILMGSGFERLLEQLSQIEASGAGGIGRSGNPPASKSAIESLPRVEISDRHVSAEANCAVCTEVFEAEETEAREMPCKHVFHGDCITPWLSIRNSCPVCRFELPSEPNRGSSEREEGDNNAVGMTIWRLPGGGFAVGRFNAAMGEGERVLPVVLTEMDGSGIGGGNSSEGPRRISWVRAQGTVESDSSSNGGGGSGSGGRLRRMVRGMVSLMRRVRPNRGSTSSSLNRVDLDIEVEPRGLERSSSVMRRYFGRNRSNSVLH; from the coding sequence ATGCCTTCATCGTCGCCAACAACGACGACTACAACACCGCCAGTAACCGCTTCTTATTGGTGCTACAGCTGCACCCGATTCGTCAGCGTCTGGACCGAATCCGAACAAGGCACCACCGTCAGCGTCGCTTGCCCCCACTGCGACGGCGGTTTCATCGAAGAGGTAACCGATTCCTCCGCCGCAGCTACCCCACCTTCCACCGAAGTTAGATCGATCGATAACACCCGTAGATCCGTGATCAGACGGCGGAGATCCGGTCGTCGTCCTTCGTTTAATCCGGTCATCGTCCTCCAAGGAGGCGCCGGCGGGGGAGAGAGAGATCATTCGGAAGAAGGAGGAGAACGACGCGGCGCGTTCGAGTTTTACTACGACGACGGATCCGGATCGGGTCTTCGTCCCCTTCCCGATTCGGTATCCGAGATCCTGATGGGATCGGGGTTCGAGCGGCTGCTCGAGCAGCTGAGCCAGATCGAGGCGTCGGGAGCGGGCGGAATCGGGAGATCCGGAAACCCTCCGGCGTCGAAATCGGCGATCGAGTCGCTGCCGAGAGTCGAGATCTCCGATCGACACGTGTCCGCGGAGGCGAACTGCGCCGTGTGCACGGAGGTATTCGAGGCGGAGGAGACGGAGGCGCGTGAGATGCCGTGCAAACATGTTTTCCACGGCGACTGTATCACGCCGTGGCTGTCGATCCGGAACTCGTGCCCGGTGTGCCGGTTCGAGCTGCCTTCGGAGCCTAACCGAGGGAGCAGCGAGAGGGAGGAGGGTGATAATAACGCTGTGGGGATGACGATATGGAGACTTCCCGGAGGAGGATTCGCGGTGGGGAGGTTTAATGCAGCGATGGGAGAGGGGGAGAGAGTGTTGCCTGTGGTGTTGACCGAGATGGATGGTAGTGGGATTGGTGGTGGGAACAGCAGCGAGGGTCCGAGACGGATCTCGTGGGTAAGAGCACAGGGGACGGTCGAGTCAGATAGTAGTAGCAATGGTGGTGGTGGCTCCGGATCGGGAGGTAGATTGAGAAGGATGGTTCGTGGGATGGTGTCGTTGATGAGGAGAGTGAGACCAAACCGTGGCTCTACCTCCTCTTCATTGAATCGTGTGGATTTGGACATTGAAGTAGAACCTAGGGGTTTGGAACGGTCGAGTTCAGTGATGAGAAGATACTTCGGGAGAAACAGAAGTAATTCAGTTCTGCATTGA
- the LOC108827326 gene encoding small polypeptide DEVIL 18, translating to MDDEKLWRVSKKDSIFETTHFSSKPDVFTRSFSTKTSSSSSKPILTRSFTTKPTSYPSSEPIFRRSFSAKPTSSKSPFLSRSGSTKCQANTSSTKCSISRSLSHKGASVTRKCRDVAKEHKSRFYIMKRCILMLVCWHKHA from the coding sequence ATGGATGATGAAAAGTTATGGAGAGTTTCCAAGAAAGATTCCATCTTCGAAACGACTCATTTCTCTTCAAAACCCGACGTTTTCACACGAAGCTTCTCAACAaaaacttcttcttcatcttcaaaaCCCATCTTGACAAGAAGTTTCACAACAAAACCTACTTCGTATCCTTCCTCGGAACCCATCTTTAGACGGAGTTTCTCTGCTAAACCCACTTCTTCAAAATCTCCGTTTCTGTCAAGAAGTGGTTCCACTAAATGCCAAGCTAACACATCTTCCACGAAGTGTTCCATCTCTCGCAGCTTGTCTCATAAAGGCGCTTCCGTGACCCGAAAGTGTCGTGATGTGGCGAAGGAGCACAAGTCTCGGTTCTACATCATGAAGCGCTGCATTTTGATGCTCGTTTGTTGGCACAAACACGCCTAA
- the LOC108833112 gene encoding uncharacterized protein LOC108833112: MEALLLCSKVVPLRTPLEGNRKFSFRHLNKHLKCNSLPASSRNAPLLRSFEAIKGPSSLRYPPSPVRKGLSFLPRCSISTSTVPDSDNPFLSKFRQLLNKVSQLKVKPFDALKLTLVLSIATLAAKKIVTLAFNPFFWMYFSWTWLFWPWFIALGLAGYGVYCFRKHCLGEANAFEQLGVVTSLFTWLTLVPPAYFNGYLEGWPFVFFFAYHYFFFFNVSVRKRLYGDYYPRTHDPKWDVETPLWSRVSFGVGVVVGHWLAAFEGPELHRLPGGWANVGIWGLIVVTMLMHYDSTLYLARYSEKVVVPTDVVQFGPYRWIRHPIYASTMLLFSTYCTALRAPLSLLFLVAVCLVYYSKKAKLEEELMVESFGQRYLDYAGKVRHNFIPFVY, from the coding sequence ATGGAAGCATTGCTTCTCTGCTCAAAGGTCGTCCCTCTAAGGACGCCGTTGGAAGGAAACCGAAAGTTTTCGTTCAGGCATTTGAACAAACACCTTAAGTGCAATTCTCTTCCTGCTTCTTCCAGAAACGCTCCGTTACTCCGCAGCTTTGAGGCCATCAAGGGTCCGTCCAGCTTGAGATATCCTCCGTCCCCAGTGAGAAAAGGTTTATCTTTTCTGCCCAGATGCTCGATTTCCACCTCAACCGTTCCCGATTCCGACAACCCTTTCCTTAGCAAGTTCCGACAGCTTCTCAATAAAGTATCTCAGCTGAAAGTGAAGCCCTTTGATGCTCTCAAGTTAACTCTTGTACTATCAATCGCGACTCTGGCCGCGAAAAAGATTGTGACTTTGGCCTTCAACCCATTCTTCTGGATGTATTTCAGCTGGACGTGGCTCTTCTGGCCTTGGTTTATCGCTCTTGGTCTCGCGGGCTACGGTGTTTACTGCTTCCGTAAGCATTGCCTCGGCGAAGCCAACGCCTTTGAGCAGCTTGGCGTCGTAACTTCACTCTTCACCTGGCTTACACTCGTCCCTCCTGCTTACTTCAACGGCTATCTCGAAGGCTGGccctttgtcttcttcttcgcttaccattacttcttcttcttcaatgtaaGCGTGAGGAAACGCCTCTATGGAGATTACTACCCACGCACTCACGATCCCAAATGGGATGTGGAGACGCCTCTGTGGTCTCGTGTTTCGTTTGGTGTTGGCGTCGTGGTTGGACACTGGCTCGCGGCTTTCGAAGGCCCCGAGCTCCACCGTTTACCAGGTGGTTGGGCTAATGTAGGGATATGGGGTTTGATTGTGGTTACAATGCTTATGCATTATGATTCGACGCTTTATCTAGCTAGATATTCAGAAAAAGTGGTTGTTCCGACGGATGTTGTGCAGTTTGGTCCTTATAGATGGATCAGGCATCCGATATACGCTTCTACGATGCTTCTTTTCTCCACGTACTGCACCGCGCTGCGTGCGCCGTTGAGTCTGTTGTTTCTTGTGGCGGTTTGTTTGGTTTACTACAGCAAGAAGGCGAAGCTGGAGGAAGAGTTGATGGTGGAGAGCTTCGGTCAAAGGTATTTGGATTATGCTGGTAAGGTTAGGCACAACTTCATTCCTTTTGTTTACTAG